The following proteins are encoded in a genomic region of Brachypodium distachyon strain Bd21 chromosome 1, Brachypodium_distachyon_v3.0, whole genome shotgun sequence:
- the LOC100846889 gene encoding uncharacterized protein LOC100846889, with protein MGSEGPSIVTVHVTGFKKFHGVAENPTEKIVSNLKSFMEEKGLPKNLVLGSCKVLETAGQGALGSLYKVLESAIADRENGPSSPGQIILVHFGVNSGATRFALENQAVNEATFRCPDELGWKPQRVQIVPSDGSISRTRETTLPVKELSKSLRKGGYDVIPSDDAGRFVCNYVYYHSLRFAEQHSVKSLFVHVPLFSTIDEEVQMHFVASLLEALACSN; from the exons ATGGGATCAGAAGGACCTTCAATTGTGACTGTCCACGTTACTGGATTTAAGAAGTTCCATGGAGTTGCGGAGAACCCAACTGAGAAAATTGTGAGCAATCTTAAATCATTCATGGAAGAGAAAGGGTTGCCGAAGAATCTTGTACTTGGAAGCTGCAAAGTTCTCGAaactgcggggcagggggcacTGGGCTCACTATATAAAGTTTTAGAATCTGCCATCGCAGATAGAGAGAACGGGCCGTCATCTCCGGGGCAAATAATTTTG GTCCACTTCGGAGTCAATAGTGGTGCAACAAGGTTTGCTcttgagaatcaagctgttaATGAAGCCACTTTCCGTTGTCCAGATGAGCTAGGGTGGAAACCTCAG AGAGTCCAGATAGTGCCATCTGATGGAAGCATCTCACGGACAAGAGAG ACTACACTGCCAGTGAAAGAATTAAGCAAGTCACTCCGGAAAGGAGGCTACGATGTGATCCCATCCGATGACGCTGGTCGATTCGTATGCAACTATGTCTATTACCACTCTCTCAGGTTTGCAGAGCAACACAGCGTCAAATCTCTATTTGTACATGTTCCTCTCTTCTCAACGATCGATGAGGAGGTCCAGATGCATTTCGTTGCTTCCCTCCTCGAAGCTCTTGCTTGCTCGAACTAG
- the LOC100821278 gene encoding peroxidase 2, with the protein MISSSQPTIHKPPRSRALSLRRSLDSSTTMAANKLAILISLALLSSLAAFHCHALQVGYYRDTCPNAETLVRAHIKKALRSDPGNGAGLIRMLFHDCFVNGCDASVLLDPTQTNPRPEKLGAPNNPSLRGYEAIDAAKSALELACPGVVSCADVVAFAARDASYLLSHGRVSFLVPAGRLDGRVSRENDTQFLPGPSSNLTTLVGSFAAMGMSVEDLVVLSGAHSIGRSHCSSFVQDRLNASSSSSPAPAADMSAPLASFLRRRCPASVPVAGVKDPTVAQDVVTRDVLDNQFYRNVLARRVLFASDAALLEEVDAGRMVRANARFPASWERKFARAMVKMAAIGVKGPQGDGRGEVRRNCRLVN; encoded by the coding sequence ATGATCAGCAGTTCACAGCCCACAATCCACAAGCCACCTCGATCTCGAGCTTTATCTCTGAGAAGATCGCTCGACAGTTCTACAACCATGGCAGCCAATAAGCTCGCCATCCTCATCTCCTTGGCCCTGCTCTCATCCTTGGCCGCTTTCCATTGCCATGCCCTCCAGGTGGGCTACTACCGGGACACATGCCCGAACGCCGAGACCCTAGTCCGCGCCCACATCAAGAAAGCCCTCCGCTCCGACCCCGGCAACGGCGCGGGGCTCATCCGGATGCtcttccacgactgcttcgtCAACGGCTGCGACGCCTCGGTCCTCCTCGACCCGACCCAAACAAACCCGCGGCCGGAGAAGCTCGGCGCGCCCAACAACCCGAGCCTCCGGGGCTACGAGGCCATCGACGCGGCCAAATCCGCCCTCGAGCTCGCCTGCCCCGGCGtcgtctcctgcgccgacgtCGTCGCATTCGCCGCCCGCGACGCCTCCTACCTCCTCAGCCACGGCCGGGTCTCCTTCCTCgtccccgccggccgcctcgacGGCCGCGTCTCCCGGGAGAACGACACGCAGTTCTTGCCGGGCCCTTCGTCCAACCTGACGACGCTCGTGGGGAGCTTCGCGGCCATGGGGATGTCGGTGGAGGACCTCGTGGTGCTGTCCGGGGCGCACTCCATCGGGCGGTCCCACTGCTCGTCCTTCGTCCAGGACCGCCTCaacgcttcttcttcttcttctccggcgccggcggcagacATGAGCGCGCCGCTCGCGAGCTTCCTCAGGCGGCGGTGCCCGGCGTCCGTCCCGGTGGCCGGGGTGAAGGACCCGACGGTGGCGCAGGACGTGGTGACGAGGGACGTGCTGGACAACCAGTTCTACCGGAACGTGCTGGCGAGGCGCGTGCTGTTCGCGTCGGACGCGGCGCTGCTGGAGGAAGTGGACGCGGGGAGGATGGTGCGCGCCAACGCCAGGTTCCCGGCGTCGTGGGAGAGGAAGTTCGCCAGGGCCATGGTCAAGATGGCCGCCATTGGCGTCAAGGGCCCCCAAGGGGATGGCCGAGGCGAGGTCAGGAGGAACTGCCGCCTCGTCAACTAG
- the LOC100844127 gene encoding peroxidase 2: MAAGFKLAILAVACALLLATPACHCRPSELRVGYYEDTCPEAESLVRSAVTDAVTGNDDGIGIGAGLIRLLFHDCFVQGCDASVLLDPTTSNPAPEKLGAPNAHSLRGFEAIDTAKAALELACPGVVSCADVLAFAARDASYILSVGNYNEPIEFAMPGGRLDGRRSMAEDTLHGSLPSASANVTELVDAFQTKGLGVEDLVVLSGAHSVGQARCSFFSDAGGGVGIDPAFARSVRRRCSTPEQAPAPSPAAAAAGENDEERMMSLDAVTPGALDGQYYRNVVRRRVVLGSDAALMASPETARIVRASVGRNGRWEKKFGEAMVRMAAIGVKTKLGAAGRRGRGEVRTNCRVVN; encoded by the coding sequence ATGGCTGCAGGCTTCAAGCTCGCGATTCTGGCCGTCGCATGCGCCCTGCTGTTAGCTACTCCCGCATGTCATTGCCGCCCCTCCGAGCTCCGTGTCGGGTACTACGAGGACACGTGCCCGGAGGCGGAGTCCCTCGTGCGGTCCGCCGTGACCGACGCCGTCACCGGGAACGACgacggcatcggcatcggcgcgGGGCTCATCCGGCTCCtcttccacgactgcttcgtGCAAGGCTGCGACGCCTCCGTGCTCCTCGACCCGACGACATCCAACCCGGCTCCGGAGAAGCTCGGCGCCCCGAACGCCCACAGCCTCCGCGGCTTCGAGGCCATCGACACCGCCAAAGCCGCCCTCGAGCTCGCCTGCCCCGGCGtcgtctcctgcgccgacgtTCTCGCCTTCGCCGCCCGCGACGCCTCCTACATCCTGAGCGTCGGGAACTACAACGAGCCCATCGAGTTCGCGATGCCGGGAGGAAGGCTCGACGGCCGCCGGTCCATGGCCGAAGACACGCTGCACGGATCCCTGCCGTCGGCGTCCGCTAACGTCACGGAACTCGTGGACGCGTTCCAGACAAAGGGGCTCGGCGTTGAGGACTTGGTGGTCCTCTCCGGCGCGCACTCGGTGGGCCAGGCCCGAtgctccttcttctccgacgccggcggcggcgttggcaTCGACCCGGCGTTCGCGAGGtcggtgcggcggcggtgcagcACCCCGGAGCAAGCCCCGGCCccgtcaccggcggcggcggcggcgggcgagaaCGACGAGGAGAGGATGATGAGCCTGGACGCGGTGACCCCGGGGGCGCTGGACGGGCAGTACTACCGGAACGTGGTGAGGCGGAGGGTGGTGCTGGGCTCCGACGCGGCGCTGATGGCGTCACCGGAGACGGCGCGGATTGTGCGCGCGAGCGTCGGGAGGAATGGGAGGTGGGAGAAGAAGTTCGGGGAGGCCATGGTGAGGATGGCGGCCATCGGCGTCAAGACTAAGCTGGGCGCCGCCGGGCGCCGTGGGCGCGGCGAGGTCAGGACTAACTGCAGGGTCGTCAACTAG